A window from Myxococcales bacterium encodes these proteins:
- a CDS encoding prepilin-type N-terminal cleavage/methylation domain-containing protein, which produces MTVRKPARFICRNRARSGFTLVELTIVVAMIAVLAAITIPSVKKYAYRSKRSEAILNLRAIFAAQHIYAGANGEYGDTFEEIGFSILGGVLLDSQTIKAPIYTYSVQALSQDGVPRANFQAVATGDIDPTDAMLDILMIENDLTIVE; this is translated from the coding sequence ATGACTGTGCGCAAACCGGCACGATTCATATGCCGCAACCGGGCACGAAGTGGCTTCACTCTTGTGGAGCTGACAATCGTCGTGGCAATGATCGCCGTCCTCGCGGCCATTACGATTCCAAGCGTGAAGAAGTACGCCTATCGCTCGAAGCGCAGTGAAGCGATCTTGAATCTCCGAGCCATCTTTGCGGCCCAACACATCTATGCCGGAGCCAACGGCGAATATGGCGACACCTTCGAAGAGATCGGCTTCAGCATCCTGGGCGGGGTGCTGCTCGATTCGCAAACCATCAAGGCGCCAATCTACACCTACAGCGTTCAGGCCTTGAGCCAGGACGGGGTTCCCCGGGCAAATTTTCAAGCCGTTGCGACCGGTGACATCGATCCAACAGACGCGATGCTCGACATCCTGATGATCGAGAACGACCTCACGATAGTGGAATGA
- a CDS encoding PAS domain S-box protein: MSDDALKSDQDPIPSDDPFEVEPEVTLSMFKSIWKNSPNEISILDSDGVILDVNRLVGRSREDAIGHDSTEFMSPDQREVFRQAIAEVKKTGSAKVVESSQEIDGAQIWFDTTYLPVMMRGKLAFLISIRRNRTPQRRAEQQLVEATKAAGAAEVASGALHNVGNILTSIRVAASELHQRTARSKHDTLKKVVDLLDENSDDLSSFFAPGELGAKIPGLLAALARKMDDEQEAQMTCIARLEGFLNHVTEVIRAQQITSKAAPINYRIPVKDLFVDALAICSASHPVSDGELSEDYADIFSMVGDPNKILQILVNLIGNARDSMGECKDRPGHLRLAIRELPEDRIAFSVVDNGKGIDEQQIELIFQHGYTTKTDGHGFGLHSCATAAKEMDGSIQVSSEGVDRGATFSLILPRSGSEDATE, encoded by the coding sequence GTGTCGGACGATGCTTTGAAGTCAGACCAGGATCCCATCCCGTCGGACGACCCCTTCGAGGTCGAACCCGAAGTCACTCTGAGTATGTTCAAATCGATCTGGAAGAACTCGCCCAACGAGATTTCGATCCTAGACAGCGATGGTGTCATCCTGGACGTGAATCGGTTGGTTGGCCGCTCGCGTGAGGATGCGATCGGGCATGACAGCACTGAGTTCATGTCGCCAGATCAACGAGAGGTTTTTCGCCAGGCCATCGCCGAGGTCAAGAAAACAGGTAGCGCCAAGGTGGTCGAGAGCAGCCAGGAGATCGATGGCGCTCAGATCTGGTTCGATACCACATACCTCCCGGTAATGATGCGAGGAAAGCTCGCCTTTTTGATCAGTATCCGGAGAAACCGCACTCCGCAAAGACGCGCCGAGCAGCAATTGGTCGAAGCCACCAAAGCGGCAGGCGCCGCAGAGGTAGCTTCGGGCGCGCTGCATAACGTGGGAAACATTCTGACGAGTATCCGTGTCGCCGCTTCAGAGCTGCACCAGCGCACCGCCAGGTCGAAGCACGATACGCTCAAAAAGGTAGTGGATCTGTTGGACGAAAATTCGGACGACCTCTCCAGCTTCTTCGCGCCGGGGGAGTTGGGGGCCAAGATTCCAGGTCTCCTGGCAGCGCTGGCCAGAAAGATGGACGACGAGCAAGAGGCCCAGATGACCTGCATCGCGCGGTTGGAGGGGTTCTTGAATCACGTGACAGAGGTGATTCGCGCCCAGCAGATTACTTCCAAGGCGGCACCGATCAATTACAGGATCCCCGTCAAAGATCTCTTCGTAGATGCCCTCGCGATCTGCTCCGCATCCCATCCGGTCTCGGATGGAGAGTTGAGCGAAGACTACGCCGATATCTTTTCAATGGTTGGAGATCCCAACAAGATTCTGCAGATCCTGGTGAACCTGATCGGCAATGCGCGCGACTCGATGGGCGAGTGCAAGGATCGGCCCGGACATTTGAGACTGGCGATTCGAGAACTCCCCGAAGATCGCATCGCGTTCAGCGTGGTGGACAATGGCAAAGGCATCGACGAGCAGCAGATCGAGTTGATCTTTCAACACGGCTATACGACCAAAACAGACGGCCATGGCTTTGGACTTCATAGCTGCGCGACTGCGGCCAAAGAGATGGACGGCTCGATCCAGGTCAGCAGTGAAGGTGTCGACAGGGGAGCGACGTTTTCGCTCATCCTCCCGCGCTCGGGGTCGGAAGACGCGACCGAATGA
- a CDS encoding response regulator codes for MSQENEHSNLRIIIIDDTLAIHEDYRRVLGGTETDEDLDDLESELFGDTDERVVTENYEIDSAEQGEAGFQMVRDAYLAGNPYALAFVDMRMPPGWDGFTTIQHMWEHDPEIQVVICTAYSDSSWSEIFSTLGHPDRLLVLKKPFDPIELKQLASALTAKWQLIRRANTENKRLEALITKATDKLLAAESEKLQTQKLESIGRLAAGVAHEINTPTQYVTDNISYLAESIGGLLQLIGEYQNLAAVAKAENFSTELLAKINDAEEEIDLEFLLEEMPSAAAQAMTGVKRITTIVTAMKEFSHPGQKDRALVDINRIIESTTTIARNEWKYAAELELDLQEDLPPVPCMSDEIGQVVLNMVVNAAHGIEEAIADNPDRTGLIRISTQKDGEWAVIRISDTGAGIPEEIRDKIFDPFFTTKEVNKGTGQGLAIARSVVVEKHQGTLECESSPAGTTFIVRLPLVIGEGAADDESDS; via the coding sequence TTGTCTCAAGAAAACGAACATTCGAATCTGCGGATCATCATCATTGATGACACTCTCGCGATTCACGAAGACTATCGTCGAGTCCTCGGGGGCACCGAGACCGACGAGGATCTCGACGATCTCGAGTCGGAGCTCTTCGGCGATACCGATGAACGAGTGGTGACTGAGAACTACGAGATCGACTCTGCCGAACAAGGTGAAGCTGGATTTCAGATGGTCAGGGATGCGTACCTTGCGGGCAATCCGTACGCACTCGCTTTCGTCGACATGCGCATGCCCCCGGGCTGGGACGGTTTCACGACCATTCAGCATATGTGGGAACACGATCCCGAAATTCAGGTGGTCATCTGCACCGCTTATTCCGACAGCTCATGGAGCGAGATCTTCAGCACCCTCGGGCATCCCGATCGTCTGCTGGTACTCAAGAAGCCGTTCGATCCGATCGAGTTGAAGCAGCTCGCATCTGCCCTCACCGCGAAGTGGCAGCTCATACGCCGAGCCAATACTGAAAACAAGCGACTCGAAGCGTTGATCACCAAAGCGACGGACAAACTCCTTGCGGCCGAGTCCGAAAAACTCCAGACCCAGAAACTCGAATCGATCGGTCGGCTGGCGGCGGGTGTAGCGCATGAGATCAATACGCCCACGCAATATGTCACCGACAACATTTCCTATCTCGCTGAATCGATCGGCGGACTTCTGCAGCTGATCGGCGAGTATCAAAATCTGGCAGCGGTAGCCAAGGCCGAAAATTTTTCCACTGAACTCCTCGCCAAAATCAATGATGCAGAAGAGGAAATCGACCTCGAATTCTTGCTGGAAGAGATGCCCAGCGCAGCCGCGCAGGCCATGACCGGCGTCAAACGCATTACGACCATCGTAACCGCCATGAAGGAATTCTCGCATCCGGGGCAAAAGGATCGGGCTCTCGTCGACATCAATCGCATCATCGAATCGACCACTACCATTGCAAGGAACGAGTGGAAATACGCTGCGGAGCTCGAACTCGATCTGCAGGAGGACCTACCCCCAGTTCCCTGTATGTCGGACGAGATCGGCCAGGTGGTCCTCAACATGGTGGTCAACGCCGCCCATGGCATCGAAGAGGCGATCGCTGACAATCCAGACCGGACGGGCTTGATCCGAATCTCCACTCAAAAAGACGGCGAATGGGCGGTGATCCGAATCTCCGACACCGGCGCCGGAATTCCGGAAGAGATTCGTGACAAGATCTTCGACCCCTTCTTCACGACCAAGGAAGTCAACAAGGGAACCGGTCAAGGCCTCGCCATTGCACGATCGGTGGTGGTCGAGAAACACCAGGGAACGCTTGAATGTGAATCCAGCCCGGCTGGAACCACGTTCATCGTTCGCCTCCCGCTGGTAATCGGCGAGGGCGCAGCCGACGACGAGAGCGACTCCTAA
- a CDS encoding response regulator, which produces MSQSNTMNRRILVIDDNESIQADFRKILGPSEEQGGELDAMEAEFFGETDAKKIRNYFDVDAAHQGREGLECVQRSIEEERPYCVAFVDMRMPPGWDGMETIPHLWKADPRLQIVICTAHSDHSWDEVAEKLGETDSLLILKKPFDPAEVRQIACAMTEKWKAHRKADIQIAVLNGMVNERTEQIQAASRELERTNRELELARAAADGSNRAKSEFLANMSHEIRTPMTAILGYTELIADNTGNGLDPSEHGDALQIILENGRHLLDLINEILDLSKIESGQLELDMGAVSPAHLASEVADLMRVRTDAKALSLELVVDPGVPDAIWSDGHRIRQILINLIGNAIKFTDSGGISIQLSATEVAGEASLLIAIRDSGIGITEQQADKIFEPYVQADRSTTRRFGGTGLGLPLSLRIAELLGGDITLESEDGRGSTFTLVFPIVAPPEGELPDALSATEAAETFACAETDPSQSPTALPTHLNCKILLAEDTPTNQMLIKRIMVMAGADVEVAENGQIAVDMAIQARDSGTPFDLVLMDMQMPVLDGYQATQTLRDLEFDLPIIALTAYAMSGERDKCLAAGCDDYATKPIDRPKLLDMIAGYLAGSGKLEE; this is translated from the coding sequence GTGAGCCAATCGAATACGATGAACCGTCGCATCCTCGTAATTGATGACAACGAATCGATTCAGGCAGACTTTCGAAAAATTTTGGGACCGAGCGAAGAGCAGGGCGGAGAACTCGATGCGATGGAGGCCGAGTTCTTCGGCGAGACTGACGCCAAGAAAATCAGGAACTATTTCGATGTAGATGCTGCGCACCAGGGCAGGGAGGGACTCGAGTGCGTTCAGCGCTCGATTGAAGAAGAACGTCCCTATTGCGTGGCCTTCGTCGACATGCGAATGCCGCCGGGTTGGGATGGAATGGAGACGATCCCGCATCTCTGGAAGGCCGACCCACGACTTCAAATCGTGATCTGCACCGCCCACTCGGATCACTCATGGGATGAAGTGGCGGAGAAGCTGGGCGAAACCGACTCACTCCTCATTCTCAAGAAGCCGTTCGATCCGGCCGAGGTGCGGCAGATCGCCTGCGCGATGACCGAAAAGTGGAAGGCACATCGCAAGGCCGACATCCAGATCGCGGTGCTGAATGGCATGGTGAATGAGCGCACCGAGCAAATTCAAGCAGCCAGCCGAGAGCTCGAACGCACGAATCGTGAACTCGAACTGGCGCGGGCAGCCGCGGACGGGTCAAATCGGGCAAAGAGCGAGTTCCTGGCAAACATGAGTCACGAGATTCGTACCCCCATGACGGCGATCCTCGGGTATACAGAGCTGATCGCGGACAACACAGGAAACGGTCTCGATCCTTCGGAGCACGGCGACGCACTGCAGATCATCCTGGAAAACGGTCGGCATCTCCTCGACCTCATCAACGAGATTCTCGATCTGTCCAAGATCGAATCCGGCCAGCTTGAACTCGACATGGGCGCTGTTTCTCCCGCGCATCTTGCAAGCGAAGTCGCCGACCTGATGCGCGTTCGCACTGATGCGAAGGCACTCAGCCTGGAACTAGTGGTCGACCCCGGTGTGCCGGATGCGATCTGGAGCGATGGTCATCGGATACGGCAGATTCTGATCAACCTCATCGGCAACGCGATCAAGTTCACCGATTCGGGCGGAATCTCAATTCAACTCTCGGCGACCGAAGTGGCGGGCGAAGCAAGCTTGTTGATCGCGATTCGAGATTCCGGAATCGGAATTACCGAGCAGCAAGCCGACAAAATATTCGAGCCCTACGTGCAGGCAGACAGGTCGACCACGCGACGTTTTGGTGGGACGGGTTTGGGACTTCCGCTGAGTCTTCGCATCGCCGAGCTGCTCGGAGGCGACATTACTCTCGAGAGCGAAGATGGTCGCGGGAGCACCTTCACCCTCGTATTTCCGATCGTTGCTCCTCCGGAGGGAGAGCTCCCCGATGCGCTGTCCGCCACGGAAGCTGCCGAGACCTTCGCTTGTGCGGAGACTGACCCCAGCCAGAGCCCCACCGCACTTCCGACGCATCTGAACTGCAAGATCCTGCTCGCCGAAGACACGCCGACGAACCAGATGTTGATCAAGAGGATCATGGTCATGGCGGGTGCCGATGTTGAAGTCGCAGAGAATGGTCAAATCGCCGTAGACATGGCGATACAGGCCAGGGATTCGGGCACACCTTTCGACCTCGTGCTGATGGACATGCAGATGCCTGTCCTCGACGGATACCAGGCGACCCAGACGCTCCGCGATCTGGAATTTGATCTGCCCATCATCGCGCTCACGGCCTACGCCATGTCGGGGGAGCGGGATAAGTGCCTGGCAGCCGGCTGCGATGACTACGCTACGAAGCCCATCGATCGCCCGAAGCTCCTCGACATGATCGCAGGCTATCTCGCTGGATCTGGGAAGCTCGAGGAGTAG
- a CDS encoding YfiR family protein, with product MDVENSLGDANFDSLRIGSVPSTLSFVRRMGLLALTILLVTGNAGLASSELSTEYKVKAAFLYNFTKFIDWPKASSGAERKSIHLCIHGDNPFGSMLAASVKGRTVRGKNIQVREVDVDDLSSCDLLFISSSEKQHVEVLLADLPAKGILTVADHSGFLSAGGGIELVIDRGKVRFRINLAMVNRAELSVDSRLLALATEVLKGGGAAR from the coding sequence GTGGACGTTGAAAACAGTCTCGGCGACGCGAACTTCGACAGCTTGCGTATTGGCTCTGTACCATCGACGCTCAGTTTTGTGCGACGTATGGGCCTTCTTGCGCTCACAATCTTACTCGTCACCGGAAACGCAGGGCTCGCATCATCGGAGCTGAGTACCGAGTACAAGGTCAAAGCCGCATTCCTTTACAACTTCACCAAGTTCATCGACTGGCCCAAAGCGAGTTCGGGTGCGGAACGAAAGTCGATCCATCTCTGCATTCACGGAGACAACCCCTTCGGGTCCATGTTGGCCGCATCGGTCAAAGGACGCACGGTCCGGGGCAAAAATATCCAGGTTCGAGAAGTCGACGTTGACGACCTCAGCTCTTGTGACCTGCTCTTCATCAGCTCGTCTGAAAAGCAGCATGTGGAAGTGCTCCTCGCCGACCTGCCAGCGAAAGGGATCCTGACCGTCGCAGACCATTCTGGCTTTCTTTCGGCGGGCGGCGGGATCGAGTTGGTCATCGATCGCGGAAAGGTCCGATTCCGTATCAACTTGGCAATGGTGAATAGAGCGGAGCTGTCGGTTGACTCGAGACTTCTCGCTCTAGCGACTGAAGTGCTCAAGGGCGGGGGGGCTGCACGATGA
- a CDS encoding HAMP domain-containing protein: MKLLRGRKRTSIRGKLTRSFVFLSGTSVLLVCICFLSYDTLKNREALSQQVAAVASVIRHNSAATLLFEDADGAERILSALEAQQEVRVACLFSSSNILLAKYPADTPDECETPRPSMPETSYGRDELRIFQSVELDGEIVGSLVVHRRLDDLRQHLVDRFYISGVIFVFALLASLLMATPLQRFLVDPILHLVDVARKVTSDDVYSLRASQKSNDELGDLTVALNEMLERIETRDRQLEEHRNNLETEIHLRTIELRDSNSSLLGINQQLEDEMEERENAQKEREELHRQLVEASREAGMAEVATGVLHNVGNVLNSVNVGIELLREKVHNSKVSGLTRVMALANEHSDDPARFVAEHPKGQKIFPYLTRLGQSLENENKRMVEELDNVQKSVNHINDIVATQQDFARSSAVTETASPSGIIEEAIRINREGLGQSKVEIVREFEPMPDMILDRHRVLQILVNMFRNAQQAFDEVEQDDKVLTIRLQTTEDKIRIELEDNGPGIEAENLTRIFSHGFTTKKTGHGFGLHSCATSAMEMRGSLTVRSDGRGCGATFILELPKVLPGQLGKSQDDSD, encoded by the coding sequence ATGAAGCTCCTTCGTGGCCGCAAAAGGACATCCATCAGAGGGAAGCTCACGCGATCCTTCGTCTTCCTTTCCGGTACGAGTGTGCTCCTGGTCTGCATTTGTTTCTTGAGTTATGACACGCTCAAGAATCGAGAGGCCCTGTCTCAACAAGTAGCGGCCGTGGCCTCGGTCATCCGCCACAACAGCGCTGCAACATTGTTGTTCGAGGACGCCGACGGTGCGGAACGGATCTTGAGCGCACTGGAGGCCCAGCAGGAGGTCCGTGTGGCATGCCTCTTTTCCTCCTCCAACATACTGTTGGCAAAGTACCCGGCCGACACCCCGGACGAATGCGAAACCCCTCGACCCTCCATGCCAGAGACCAGCTACGGGCGAGATGAACTGCGGATCTTTCAGTCAGTAGAGCTCGACGGAGAGATCGTGGGGAGTCTGGTGGTACATCGCCGATTGGACGATTTGCGTCAGCACCTTGTCGATCGGTTCTATATCTCGGGAGTAATCTTCGTGTTCGCGCTGCTGGCAAGCCTGCTCATGGCCACCCCACTGCAACGCTTTCTTGTCGATCCCATCCTGCACCTGGTCGATGTTGCGCGCAAGGTCACGTCCGACGACGTGTACTCTCTGCGAGCCAGCCAGAAAAGCAACGATGAACTCGGTGACCTGACCGTCGCTCTCAATGAGATGCTCGAACGAATTGAAACGCGCGATCGCCAGCTCGAGGAGCACAGAAACAATCTCGAGACCGAGATCCATTTGCGCACAATTGAGCTGCGGGACAGCAACAGCTCCTTGTTGGGCATCAATCAGCAACTCGAAGATGAGATGGAAGAGCGCGAGAACGCGCAGAAGGAACGCGAGGAACTCCATCGGCAGCTCGTCGAGGCGTCGCGGGAGGCCGGCATGGCGGAGGTTGCCACCGGCGTACTTCACAATGTCGGAAACGTGCTCAACAGCGTGAACGTCGGAATCGAGCTACTGCGCGAGAAGGTCCACAACTCGAAGGTGAGTGGACTGACTCGGGTCATGGCCCTGGCAAACGAACACTCCGACGATCCCGCGCGCTTTGTCGCAGAACATCCCAAGGGTCAGAAGATTTTCCCCTACCTCACCCGCCTGGGCCAATCCCTCGAAAACGAAAATAAGCGAATGGTCGAAGAACTCGACAATGTTCAGAAGTCCGTCAATCACATCAATGACATTGTCGCGACTCAACAGGACTTCGCCCGCTCGTCGGCCGTAACCGAAACCGCGTCCCCATCAGGGATCATCGAAGAGGCGATTCGTATCAATCGTGAGGGCCTCGGCCAATCTAAGGTCGAGATTGTGCGCGAGTTCGAACCCATGCCGGACATGATCCTGGACCGACACCGTGTGCTTCAGATCCTCGTCAATATGTTTCGCAACGCCCAACAGGCGTTTGACGAAGTCGAGCAAGACGACAAGGTCCTGACAATTCGCTTGCAGACCACTGAGGATAAGATCCGCATCGAACTCGAAGACAACGGTCCGGGCATCGAAGCCGAGAACCTGACCCGAATCTTTAGCCATGGCTTCACGACCAAGAAGACAGGACATGGCTTTGGCCTTCACAGCTGCGCCACCAGCGCCATGGAGATGCGAGGTTCGCTGACGGTCCGAAGCGACGGGCGGGGCTGCGGCGCAACCTTCATCCTCGAATTGCCCAAAGTCCTGCCCGGCCAACTGGGCAAATCGCAAGACGATTCGGACTAG
- a CDS encoding response regulator, translating into MSSEAAEPRIIVIDDNEAIQADFKTILDARLILESKKSITDDALNDLEEELFGAADKHGDASEDDFAGFEIETASQGQEGYEKVKAAIEAGTPFSLAFVDMRMPPGWDGLITAEHLLQADPGLEIVICSAYSDYSWSEIDKRLGFTDQFMMIKKPFDTDAVRQMATNLTRRWGVRRQARVKEGELEKQVLNRTREIESIRLAAEKADSAKAEFLANVNHEVRTPMTVILGYAELLLSNDGMNLEVAERIEGLEMIRRNSEKLLELIHEFVDLTKIEGGRLFLDAVSFSPKSLAAEMHSLMKVHSEEKELPLRFDIADDLPDTIISDPHRIRQILSILVGNAIRFTSKGEVAVRVEPFDDESGRPCIAFEISDTGIGISPSHIQRLFEPFSNETAATLGRFGGTGLGVSLSRKLAQLLGGDVTVESQLDRGTRFRVWLPTRLPARDAFESTSQTKAMATGPIPTIDCRMLLVEDTRNIQVLIAMVLRKSGATVDLANDGAQAIEKVHNAAAIDEPYDVILMDMKMPVMDGFEAARRLRAEGYKGPIFAVTAWAGGEDEQRCLEAGCDAYFTKPLDRHRLIHAISACITSDPEKPSDE; encoded by the coding sequence ATGAGCAGCGAAGCCGCCGAACCTAGAATCATCGTCATCGACGACAACGAGGCTATTCAGGCAGATTTCAAGACGATCTTGGATGCAAGGCTCATCTTGGAGAGCAAAAAATCGATCACAGACGACGCTCTCAACGATCTCGAAGAGGAGCTCTTTGGCGCAGCTGACAAACATGGCGACGCAAGCGAAGACGACTTTGCAGGATTCGAAATCGAAACGGCCTCCCAGGGACAAGAGGGTTACGAAAAGGTCAAGGCCGCCATCGAGGCCGGCACTCCCTTCTCCCTGGCGTTCGTCGATATGCGTATGCCACCGGGATGGGACGGCCTGATCACGGCCGAACACCTCTTGCAGGCCGACCCCGGTCTAGAGATCGTCATTTGTAGTGCCTACTCGGACTATTCATGGTCCGAGATCGACAAGCGCCTGGGCTTCACCGATCAATTCATGATGATCAAAAAGCCCTTCGACACAGATGCTGTAAGGCAGATGGCCACCAATCTGACGAGGAGGTGGGGCGTTCGCAGGCAGGCCAGGGTAAAAGAGGGCGAACTCGAAAAACAGGTCTTGAATCGAACGCGAGAGATCGAGTCGATCCGCCTGGCTGCAGAGAAGGCAGATAGCGCCAAGGCGGAGTTCCTGGCCAACGTGAATCACGAAGTGCGCACGCCCATGACGGTGATCCTGGGTTACGCGGAGTTGCTGCTGTCCAATGATGGCATGAACCTCGAGGTCGCAGAGCGAATCGAGGGGCTGGAGATGATCCGACGCAACAGCGAAAAGCTTCTGGAACTGATCCACGAATTCGTGGACCTGACCAAGATCGAGGGCGGGAGGCTGTTCCTCGATGCGGTCTCCTTCTCGCCCAAGAGTCTGGCCGCGGAGATGCACTCCCTGATGAAGGTTCACTCGGAAGAAAAGGAGCTGCCGCTACGATTCGATATTGCTGACGATCTTCCCGACACGATCATTTCCGATCCTCATCGAATCCGGCAGATCCTCTCCATCTTGGTCGGCAACGCGATTCGGTTTACCTCAAAGGGCGAGGTCGCAGTTCGTGTAGAACCGTTTGATGACGAGTCGGGCAGGCCATGCATTGCCTTTGAAATCAGCGACACCGGGATCGGAATCTCACCGTCGCATATCCAAAGACTCTTCGAGCCCTTCTCCAACGAAACAGCCGCGACCCTCGGCCGATTTGGCGGGACGGGACTCGGCGTCTCACTGTCGAGAAAGTTGGCACAACTGCTGGGCGGAGACGTTACCGTCGAGAGCCAACTCGACCGCGGGACCCGCTTCAGGGTCTGGCTGCCCACGAGACTTCCCGCGAGAGACGCGTTTGAGTCGACGAGTCAAACGAAAGCAATGGCGACTGGACCGATTCCGACGATCGATTGTCGCATGCTCCTCGTCGAGGACACCCGCAACATACAGGTGTTGATCGCGATGGTGCTGAGGAAGTCCGGAGCCACGGTGGACCTCGCCAACGATGGTGCCCAAGCCATCGAAAAAGTTCACAACGCCGCCGCGATCGACGAGCCCTATGACGTAATCCTGATGGATATGAAGATGCCAGTGATGGATGGCTTCGAAGCCGCCCGAAGGCTCCGGGCCGAGGGCTATAAAGGCCCCATCTTCGCCGTGACGGCCTGGGCCGGGGGAGAAGACGAGCAGCGCTGCCTGGAGGCTGGCTGTGATGCCTACTTCACGAAGCCGCTGGATCGCCATCGCCTGATTCACGCAATCAGTGCCTGCATCACCAGTGACCCCGAGAAACCCTCGGACGAGTAA
- a CDS encoding PAS domain S-box protein, which translates to MTRDSSRNFTDLNSVLDMLHSGFGIWDLEGTFLLANRCLAKWLDCTPEEAIGRNLIDFVPESEREQVRRSLAEVVAGNPNTRMTTIQRDDGSSFPVLVSPALLSDGNGNSTGIAAIIMDVAQVEDSQLHTADSFIAIQMTLTRMYNELRSMNLTAALPDSQPLPAAHPDFVNLTPREYEVLTHLASGRRVANISEHLGVTPSTIRNHLKSIYRKWNVSSQHELIERVRALRG; encoded by the coding sequence ATGACTCGAGATAGCTCTCGGAACTTCACAGACCTGAATAGCGTTCTGGACATGCTGCACAGCGGCTTTGGCATCTGGGACCTGGAAGGGACATTCCTTCTCGCGAATCGCTGTCTAGCGAAATGGCTGGACTGTACGCCCGAAGAGGCAATCGGTCGTAATCTCATTGATTTCGTTCCCGAGAGCGAACGCGAACAGGTCCGGAGATCACTCGCGGAGGTCGTTGCAGGCAATCCCAACACCCGCATGACCACCATCCAGCGCGACGACGGTTCCTCATTTCCAGTCCTCGTTTCGCCGGCCCTGCTCTCCGACGGAAACGGCAATTCCACCGGCATCGCTGCCATTATCATGGATGTTGCGCAAGTGGAAGACAGTCAACTCCACACCGCCGATTCATTCATTGCCATCCAGATGACCCTGACCCGGATGTACAACGAACTGCGCTCAATGAATCTAACTGCCGCATTGCCGGATTCTCAACCTCTGCCCGCCGCCCATCCCGATTTTGTAAATCTCACCCCACGCGAGTATGAGGTGCTCACCCACCTCGCCAGCGGCAGGCGGGTAGCGAACATATCCGAGCATCTCGGCGTGACACCCAGTACGATTCGCAATCACTTGAAGTCGATCTACCGGAAGTGGAATGTGAGTTCACAACACGAGCTCATCGAGCGAGTCCGCGCACTGCGGGGCTAG
- a CDS encoding HDOD domain-containing protein: MRNPLRRRKQGKSKGEEGYGEGKVTIDFGDDVLIDEEAMVEQLLKALSAPDYRPPTLPAVAVDLMSLSQQPDVDFDDVVVLLEQDSMIAGRIIKMVQSPIYAGASQLTSLRDALVRLGLKTLRDVVMQIAMNMKVFRSPDYADTMDLIRRHCTMTAHLSKVVSKYSPMDGDYAFLAGLLHDAGIAGTLLALSDNKGKRKTPPDLIAIWPAVDRVHTRAAELMADHWNLPPDIKLVMRNHHQVILEGHAHPLAATVCLADDLAHSLGFGVIPKADAKVEAMTELERDCVRSHTSVDRSTPKTLEHAKTALQLTDPEMELIQSDAEEVVRNFS; this comes from the coding sequence ATGAGAAATCCCCTCCGCAGACGAAAGCAAGGCAAGAGCAAAGGCGAGGAGGGTTATGGGGAGGGCAAGGTAACCATCGACTTCGGAGACGATGTCTTGATCGACGAAGAGGCGATGGTCGAGCAGCTCCTGAAGGCGCTGTCCGCCCCCGACTATCGGCCCCCGACACTGCCCGCGGTAGCCGTAGATCTGATGAGTCTCTCCCAGCAGCCCGATGTCGACTTCGACGACGTGGTCGTACTGCTAGAGCAAGACAGCATGATCGCCGGCCGCATCATCAAAATGGTTCAGTCGCCAATTTATGCGGGTGCGTCGCAACTCACGTCGCTTCGCGACGCGCTTGTTCGACTCGGACTCAAGACGCTGCGCGATGTTGTAATGCAGATCGCGATGAACATGAAGGTGTTCCGCTCCCCCGACTATGCGGACACGATGGACCTGATCCGGCGGCACTGCACGATGACCGCGCATCTCTCGAAGGTCGTGTCCAAGTACAGCCCGATGGATGGAGACTATGCCTTTCTGGCAGGGCTGCTACACGATGCGGGCATCGCCGGCACCTTGCTGGCATTGTCGGACAACAAGGGCAAGCGCAAGACGCCCCCCGACCTGATCGCAATCTGGCCGGCGGTAGACCGGGTCCACACTCGGGCGGCGGAGTTGATGGCGGATCATTGGAACCTGCCCCCCGACATCAAGCTGGTCATGCGCAACCATCACCAGGTCATCCTCGAAGGTCACGCCCATCCGCTGGCGGCGACCGTTTGTCTGGCAGACGATCTTGCACACTCTCTCGGCTTCGGGGTGATCCCGAAGGCCGACGCCAAGGTAGAGGCGATGACGGAACTCGAGCGGGACTGTGTTCGGAGTCATACGTCGGTGGATCGAAGCACGCCCAAGACGCTCGAACACGCGAAGACGGCACTGCAACTCACCGACCCAGAGATGGAGTTGATCCAGAGCGACGCGGAAGAGGTCGTGCGGAACTTCTCCTGA